The Arthrobacter zhaoxinii sequence CAAATTGTCGAAGTCGCCCCGTGCCATCGCGTCGCGGATCAGGTAGTCGGCCTTGGCGGCGTCGTCGACCTTCCGCCGCTTGTGCTGCAGCTCGTCCTCCGCCGCGGCCCGTTCCAGGTCCTCCTCGTCCAGCCCGCCCCCGGACGCGGCCGCCCTCAGCCGGGCTGCACGTTCCATCCTGCGCCGGTACTGCTCTACGCCTCTGCCGTCCATGGTCTCCTACCGCCTAAGCCGTCCCGTTATGGATTCCAACAGGCCGGCACCCCGCCGGTATTCCGGACTACTTCCGCAGCCGCCGCACCACCGCGCCGACGGCGGTGGCCGCCCCGGCACCGGCCAGCAGCCAGGGGCCGCCGACGATGATCGGATCGATCCACTGATGATTCACGTCCGCCCGCTTCCGGCCCACCCGGGAGGAGTACCCGTGGCGGGAAAACTCGCTCAGCACACCGGTCTCGGTGATGGGGTTGTCCGGGTGCAGGGTCGCAAAGGAGACCAGGTGGCTCTCCGCGGCGTCCACCCGGTCCGCGGCGAGCAGGATCAGCCAGTGCGCGGTGCGGGCTTCGCTGAACCGGCGGTAGGCGTAGCGGCGCATCACGCCGGACAGTCCCTTGGGCGGGCACGCGGTGCCGAACACGGGCGTGAGGAACTTGTGCTCAATGGACCGTTCGCGCGGATACTTTTCCTCCTGGCGCTCCGGGAATTCCCAGTGGGCACCGCTGCGGGTCGGGTCAAACTGCAGCTTGGGCACTGCGGGACGGTCCCGGGGATCAAGGTCGGCACCCCAGCCCGGAATCCGCGCACGCAGTTCCTCGCTCGTGGGGGTTCGGGACGGCTTTTGCGGGGTATAGGCCATTGCGGAATCCTTCCTTCAGGAACCGGGGATGATGACGGGCTTGATGCAGTTATCCAGCTTCGCGGAGAACATGTGATAGCCCTCGGCAATGTGTTCCAGCGGAATCCGGTGCGTGATGATCTCGTGGGGCTTGAGGTAGCCGGCCTTGATGTGCTCGAACAGGCGCGGCCACTGCCGCTTCATCGGGGTCTGGTTCATGTTCAGCGTCAGGCCCTTGTTCAGGGCGTCGCCGAACTTCACGGCGCTGTAAACCGGCCCGTAGGCACCCATCACGGAGATGGTTCCGGCCTTGCGCACCGAGTCGATGGCCCAGTTCAGCGCCACCGGGGATCCGCCCTGCAGCTTGAGCTTCGTCCCCGTGACGTGCTGGAGGAAACTACCGTCCGCCTCGGCGCCCACCGCATCGATTGCGACGTCGGCACCCAGGAAATCGGTGGTCTTCTTCATCTGGACCACAATGTCGTCATACTCGGTGAAGTTGTAGGTCTCGGCGTGGGCGAAGGTCCGCGCCTTTTCCAGCCGGTAGTCCAGGTGGTCAATGACGATGACCCGGCCGGCCCCCATCAGCCAGGCCGATTTTGCGGCATACAGCCCCACCGGTCCGGCGCCGAAGACAATCACGGTGTCGCCCTCCACGATGTCCCCCAGCTGGGCCCCGAAGTAGCCGGTGGCCAGCGCATCGGTGCACATGAGGGCGTCTTCCTCGTCCATCCAGTCGGGGATGATGGAGGGTCCGACGTCGGCGAACGGGACCCGCACGAATTCGGCCTGGCCGCCGTCGTACCCGCCGGTGGTATGTGAATACCCGTAGAGGCTGCCCACGGCCGTGGCGTTGGGGTTAACGTTGTGGCAGTTCGAGTAGAGCCCGCGTGCACAGAAGTAGCAGGACCCGCAGTAGATGTTGGCCGGGACCATCACCCGGTCGCCGGCCTTGAGGTTCTGCACGGAGGACCCTACCTCCTCGACAACGCCGATGAACTCATGGCCGAAGGTCATTCCGACCCGGGTGTCGGGCAGCAGGCCGTGGTACAGGTGCAGGTCGGAGCCGCAGATGGCCGCCCGGGTGACCCGAACAATGGCATCGTTGGGATGCTCAATGGGCGGCATGTCCTTTTCTTCGACCCGGACTTTGTAGGGTCCTCGGTACACCATCGCTCGCACTGGGCTGCCTCCTCGTCTGGAGTCGGATCCGGCCCCTTAACGATAAGCAGACTTACTAACTTTGCAAGCCCGTACCCGGTGCTGCCGCCGGAAGCGTCACACTGAAGACTGTTCCCTGCCCGGCCGTGCTGCTGAAGCTGATGCTTCCGCCGTGTTCTTCCACAATCCTGCGCGCGATCACCAGCCCCAGCCCTGCCCCCGGAATGGCGGCCGTGAGGGCCTGCCCTGACCGGAAGAACCGGGTGAAGACCTGCTCCTGCTCCTCAAGCGCCATGCCCATGCCGTTGTCTGCCACCTCGATCAGCACGGATTCATCCTGCCGCCAGGCCCGCACCCGCACCTTTCCGCCTTCGGGCGAGTACTTGACCGCGTTGGAGACCAGGTTTTCCAGCACCTCCCGGATCCGCCCGCCGTCCACCGTCGCCTTCAGATCCGCGGGCACCTCGACGTCGAACTCCACACCGTTCATCCGGGCACGGGGGCCGAAGGAATCCACGGCGGCGTTCACCACGGGGGCGAGGTCCGTCTCCCGCAGCTCCAACGCATCCTTGCCGGTGGCCACGGACAGCAGGTCGGTGACCAGCTGCAGCAGCCGTTCAGCGTTCCGGACGGCGGTCTGCAGGGCTGTCTCCACGGCGTCGGGCAGCTGCACCTCCTGCTCCAGTGCCATGTCGAGGTAGCCGAGGATGGAGGTGAGCGGGGTGCGCAGCTCGTGGGAGACATTCCCGACAAACTCACCCTGCGCCGCCAGCGCACGCACGAGCTGGGTAACGTCGCTAAAGGCCAGGACCGAACCCTTGAAGTTTTCCCCGTCCCGCATACTGCGCGCGCTGACGCTGACTGCCATTTGCCCCCGGCCGGTGCCGATCCAGACAATCTGTTCGGAAAAGGACTCGCCGGAGATCGCCCTGCGGATGGGACGCTGCTCGTCCGGAAGCGGAGTTTTCCGGTCCGGCCCGTAAACCGGCCACGTCCCGCCCCCGAAGGTGTGGGATTCCAGGGACTCACCGGAGGAGACGAGGGTCCGGCTGCTTTCCATCCGTGCGTTGGCAAGGATTTCCCGACCCGTGTCATCCACCACCAGCACGCCGACATCGACGGTGTCCAGGACCGTCTTGAACAGCGACTCCCGCTGCTGGGCCCGCAGCTCGGCAGCGCCGCGGGCAGCTTCCGCCTGCTGCAGCGCATCAGCGAGGCGGCGTTCATCCCGGCAGTCACGGGGCGCGGGAAAGACGGTGATCAGGTCAACGGTACTGCCGCGGGAGTCCATCCGGACCGCGGAAATCCAGGCCGGCAGCCTGGCATTGTCCGGCCCCCTGAAGTCCACCTCCAGATTCGCCGGCGATCCGGCAGGCAGGGCCGCGCCCCATCGCTCGTACTCGGGCAGATCCCCCGATGAAAGCAGGTCGGCAAAAGCAGTTCCGGCCAGCGAACTCCGGCTCCTGCCGGCCCACACTGCAAAAGTGGAGTTTGATTCCAGAATGACGCCGCGTCCGGAAACCAGGACATAGCCGGACGGGGAGCGGTGAAACAGGGTGGGCCAGTCCGGAATAGGCGTCCGTTCCCGGCCGATGCGCGGAAAACGGCGGGAAAACATTGGCATAACGGACCTTTGGGAAGAACAAATAGTCAGGGACTTTTCCGGGGACCCGCATTTGTTAATACAGATTGCGCATTGTGCCCGGCAAAGAATTTATCAGCCTGCTTGCAATAAGCCGCAATATGACGGGGCTCCCTGTGCTCCTCCGTGTGCACACCCGTCCGCACCGCCCGGCCCACACCCGCCGATGCATGCCGGTGCGCGACCTGGAGATACTACTACCAATCGGGCACTTCGGGCGGGGTTCCGAGCGTCTTGGCAGAGAGGAACTTCCGGTGGTGGACACGGCCGTCCAAGTGGGAAAGACTTCCATCCCGGGACGCGCTGCAAGAGGCGTTCCGGTGGGGTGGCCCAGCAGAAACAGCACCGAAAGGATGGCCATGACCCAGCCAGCCGTACTCCGCACCCCCGCCCGCCCGTCCCCCCGCCTCGCGTGGTGGAACCTGACCATTGATGCCGGTGGTTTTGAACTGGCCGACCGGATCATTGGTGAACTCGTGGCACCCCTTATTGCCCAGGCAAGGCTGTGTGGAACCCAGCGGTGGTTCTATACCCGCCGCATGCAGCCCTCGAATGCTCAGGTCCGGCTTCGCGTGCTCGCCCCGCCGGAGACCCTGGAGCGGCTCAAGTCCCTGCTGGGAGCCCTGCAGGAACAGTCCGGAGATCCGGTGCGCAGCCTCGCAGTGGAGCATGATTTCAGCGAGCCGGTGCTGGACCGGACCGTCGGCACGGACGCCCTGCTGCCGTCAGTCGAAGCCGATCTGGCCCGCTACGGCGGAGTTGACGGGCTTGCCCTCGCGGAAGAAGTCTTCGAGCTTTCATCCGATCTCTGCCTCTGGGCAACGGCACGGTTTGCGAAGGCGCAGAACCGGTCCGCCCTGGCTTCGCTCCTGCTCTTCGATTCCGCCTACGCGATGATGAAGGGACCCCGCGCGTCCACCTGGCCGGACCGTCGTCGGGTCTCCTGGGAGTACTACTGGGACAGCCATCTCCACAGCTGCACTGCAACAGACCCGCGGGCCGCCGGAGTGCAGAAGGCCACCGGGGCGCAGGCACAGGCCCAGTTGATGCCCGTCCACCGCCTGATGATGGCCACGGCGTCCGAATCCGCAGTCACGAACTGGCGCAGGCGCTGGCTGCGGACCATAGACACCTACCTGTACCGGGCGGACAAGGCCGGAGCCAGCCGCAGCGCCCAGCACCTCACCGTTTTCCAGGCGCACGGCCTGTTGAACCGGCTGGGATTCACCCTTCGCCAGGAGGCACTGATCGGGGTTTATGCGCGCACCTGGAGCCGGGAGAAGGAAGTGGAGCTGGCGGAGGCCACCTGAGCGTGGGACCGGGGCAGCGGCGGCGGGCCGGGGACGGGCGAGGATAGAATCGGCGTATGAGCCTAACCGCGGACCAACACTCCGTTGCAGCTGAATTGCAGCAGCTAATTCTGCAGACCGAGTCGGTGGAGCTCTTCCTCGAGGGCTTCGCCACGCGTGCGGCTGAACTTTTCAGCAGCGACGCCGAAGTCCTGGCCGGGGTGACGCTGCTTCGGAACAAACAGGGCACCACCGTGGCCAGCAGCAGCGAGGCGGCGCGGGCGCTGGACGAAGTCCAGTACGGCTTCGGAGACGGACCGTGCCTGCGGGCCTCACGGACGGGGCGGACCGTCATGGTGGAAGATGTGCGCACCGACCCGCGGTGGCCGGACTATACGGACGCCATCCGGGACCGCGGTTTCCATTCCATCCTCGGCGTCCCGCTTATCCTCGGTAACGACGGCGGTGCCGGACTGAACCTGTACGCCCGGGACGCGGGCCACTTCACGCCGCACATCGTCCAGTCTGCCGAAACGTTCGCCGCCGAGGCCGCAGTCACCCTGCAACTGGCCGTCCAGATCGCCCGGCACAAGAGCACAGCCGATCATCTCCGCGCGGCCATGGAAGCCAGGACCACCATCGACGTTGCCGTGGGCATTGTCATGGCGCAGAACAAATGCAGCCAGGAAGCGGCCTTCGAGATCCTGAGCGGTGCCTCCAGCAACCGGAACGTGAAACTCCGGGACGTAGCCGAGCGCGTGGTGCAGTCCGTAACCGCGCAGACTGTGAAAACGCACTTCGTCGACTAGGCGCCCCCGGGACGATGTCCGGTCAGGCTTTGTCCACCAGCGCGGCGACGGCCGCCCGGGCACCGCTGCGGTGCAGGGTTCCGAGGGCGGACAGGTACTCCTGTGCAAACCCCGGGTCGGAGGACAGGTTGGCAAAGAAGTGCTCCTGCGAAATAAAAGCCAGCGGATCCTCCCGGTTCCGGCCGGCCGCGGCCATCACCTCGTCACGCCGGTTATCGACCACCCGGATCTGTTCACCTGCTTCGTCCACGCCCTCGGCGTAGCGTGCCCACGAAGCGATGATGGCGGCTGACCTGGCGGTTTCGCCGCCGGCGGCCACATTCTCCCGGACCACCGGAACCAGCCATTTCGGAATCCGGTCGGAGCTTTCGGCGCACAGCCGGGCGAGGGTGTCCCGGACGTGTTCATTGCCGAAGCGCTCCAGCAGCCTTCTCTTGTAGGCGTCCAGATCGACACCCGGAACGGGGAGGAGGGTGGGGGTTGCTTCCCGGTCCATGTAGTCCAGGAGGAACTGTGCCATCTGCGGGTCCCGCGCGGCCTCGTGTACGTATCGGTAGCCCGCAAGATAGCCCAGGTAGGCCAGGGCCTGATGGCCGCAGTTCAGCAGACGCAGTTTCATGTATTCATACGGTTCGACGTCGGCCGCCATGTTCACGCCGGCGTCCTCCCAGGCCGGCCGGCCCTGGGGAAACGTGTCTTCCAGGGCCCACTGCTCGAAGTCCTCTGCGATAACCGGCCAGGCGTCCTCCACCCCGAATTCCTCCGACAGCAGGGCACGGTCGGCGTCGGTTGTCGCCGGGGTGATCCGGTCCACCATGGAGGAAGGGAACGAGACGGATTCCTGTACCCAGTCCCCCAGTTCGGGATCCAGCAGCCGAGCGAATTCGCCAAAGGCCTTGCGGGCCACCTCGCCGTTGCCCGGGACGTTGTCGCAGGACATCACCGCGAACGGTGCCACCCCTCGGTCGCGTCGGCGGCGCAGGGCCTCGGTCACCAGGCCGAAAACACTCACGGGAACCGCGCCGGGCTGCAGGTCCGCAGCGACGCCGGCGGACGCGGCGTCGAACTCGCCCGTGGTGTCGCTGATGTTGTAGCCGCCCTCGGTGATCGTCAGGGAGACAATGCGGGTGGCCGGGTCCGCCATTTTCTCGATAACGGCGTCGGGATCCTCGGGTGCGAACAGATATTCAACGATGGAGCCGATCACGCGGGCTTCGCGGACACCGTCAGGGTGCTTCAGCATCAGGGTGTACAGGCAGTCCTGGCTGTCCATCACGGTTTTCATGGCGGCGTCCTGCGGCAGAACGCCCACGCCGCAGATGGCCCAGTCGAGGGCCTTGCCCTCGTTCATCAGCCGGTCCAGGTACATGGCCTGGTGTGCCCGGTGGAACCCGCCCACGCCGAAGTGGACAATCCCGGTGGTCAGCCGGGAGCGGTCATATAGGGGCCGGGACAGGGAGGCCGGGAGATGGGGAAGGGACTCTTCATTGAGCTTGGTCATAACGCCGCCTTAGGCCAAAGGATTCCGCTAAAGCTACCAGATTCAGCCCCGGCCGCCCGGGTAAAGCGGTCCTGCGGCGTACTTGGCGTCGTCACTCGACGGCCTGGGCATCCAGTTCAATAAAGACCCAGTCCGGTTCGGCCAGGATGGGATCCATGACGGGGCCGCCGGCCTCGGCAATCCGGTCCTGGACCTTGGGCGGCAGGCCGTCCTGGCGGAGATTGTGCCTCAACCAGTCCTTGGCCGAACCGTCCAGGTACGGCCACCAGCGTTCGATTCGGATAGGTTCCACAGCAGCCCCCTTCAGCGTTGCGTAAATCCACGGTGACACCGGCACTGAGGGGGCGCAAGAGGGCACCGAAAGAGCTGCGGTGCTACCGGAAAGTAGCACCGCAGCCGAAAAAACTCAGTCCCGGACGCTGATCGATTCCAGCGCCTCACGGGCCTCTTCGGCCAGGGAAGCGGGGATGGGGGCACTCTTCGCTGCCTCTGCGGAGGTCTGCTGTCCCTCCTCGCTCACCACATACTGGCCGAAGGTCCGCACCCGCTCGACGAGGTCGGCGTCTTCGTAGGAGCTGCAGTAGATCTGGTAGGACACCAGCACCAGCGGGTAGGCCCCGGGCGCCGTGGTCCGTCGGTCCAGCTGCAGCGCAATGTCGTGTTCGCCGCGTCCGGGGACCCGCGTGGACTGTTCGACGGCGGTGCTTGCCGCTTCGGCGCTGATCGGCACGAATTCGGTCCCGACGAGCAGGTTGGCGGTGCCCATGGAATCGTCGATCACCGAGTCGTCGGCGTAGGTGACGGCCCCCTCGGTGCGTGTCACGGTGCTGACGACGCCGGAGCTCCCCTGTGCATTCTCGCCCTGCAGTCCTCCCGGCCAGGTTCCGGAGGGCTCGTCCGGCCAGGCCCCGGGCGCCACTTCGTGCAGATATTCGGTGAAGTTCTCGGTGGTGCCGGAGTCATCGGCACGGCTGACCGGGGTAATCCGGGTCTCGGGCAGCTGTGTTTCCGGGTTGAGCGCCGCGATGGCGGGATCGTTCCAGGTCTCGATCTCGCCGCGGAACATCCGCGCGATGGTGTCGGCGTCAAGGTTCAGCGATTCGATGCCGGGAAGGTTGAAGGCGACGGCTATGGGGGAAATGTAGGCGGGAATGTCCAGGGCGCCTTCCGGGCCGCAGACGGCCTTGGCGTCCTCCATTTCCTCTTCCTGCAGGTAGGCGTCGGAACCGGCGAAGTTCACCGCGCCGGCCAGCAGGGCGCTGCGCCCGGCGCCGGAGCCGTCCGGGGAATACTGCAGCTGGACCTTGGGATGCAGCGTTCCGAAGCCGGCAATCCAGGAATCCATTGCCGGTCCCTGGGCACTGGACCCGGCACCGGAAAGTACTCCGCTGAGGGTGGAGGTGCTGTTCTCGGCGGCCTCGCGCTGGGCGTCTCCGAGGGGATAGTCGGATCCGCAGGCGGTGAGGGCAAGTGTTGCCAGCACCACCGTGGCCAGGGAACGGGCGGGGCGGTTTGGGCGCACAGGGTGTCCTTCCAAGAAACGGCTACGGCGTCCATGCCGGGAGGTAGTCTGCAAAAAGGCAGCTCTTTCAAGGCTAGCTGGCAATCGGCCCCGCCTGCCAACTGAAAGCCGCCTTCCCCCTTGAGCGGCGGCGGTGCCAACTGACAGCATTGACGGCACTGCGGAGGTTACCGTTACGGCTGCGCCGGCGCCGGGACGGCTCCGCGTGCGCAAAGCCGAGGAGCTCCCGTGCTGATTGCCGCAGCCATCTTTGCCGTCGTCGCCGCAGCCGTGGCGTTCTACTTCTTTATGCTCGAATCCCTGCGCTGGGCGGAACCCGACACCGCCGAAGTGTTCGCTCTGCGGGGATCCAACCCCGCAGCCACTGCCCAGCTGGCCTACAACCTGGGGTTCTACAACCTGTTCCTGGCGGTGGGAGCTGCGCTGGGCGTGGTCCTGCTCTTCGCCGGAAACGCCGTGGCCGGGCTGACGCTGATGACCTTCACCACGGCCTGCATGCTGCTCGCCTCGGTGGTCCTGGTACTCAGCGACCGGAGAGTGGCCCGGCTGTCCCTGGTCCAGGGTGCTCCTGCCGCCCTTTCCCTCGTCCTTTCACTGCTCGGAACCTGAAGGACGGCAGTGATGCCGGGCGATCACCCGACGACGGCGGCCGGCACCGCGTACGCGGCCCGGGTCCAGAGGTGGAACAAGGCATAGGAGCGCCACGGACGCCACGGCTGTGAGAGCCGGGCTGCTTCCCGCCCGGTTCCCACGCCCAGGGCCCGTTTCAGCACCAGGTCATCGGCCGGATAGGCGTCGCGGTCCCCCAGCACCCGCACGGCCAGATAATCCGCGGTCCACGGGCCGATCCCCGGCAGGGCCAGCAGGCCGGCGCGCACGGCGTCAGGATCCGCTCCGGAATGCAGCGGCAGCCCGTCCGCCACGGCCCGGGCCAGGGCGGACAGGGTCCGGGCGCGGGCATGCGTGATCCGGACGGTGGACTGGATGTCGGCAGCCGGCACCGCGGCCAGGCGCTCCGCCGTCGGAAAGGCGGCTAATCCGCCGGGTCCGGGTTCCCCGAAGGCCGCAACCAGCCGGGAGCCGAAGGTCCGGGCGGCCGCCAGGGATACCTGCTGCCCGAGGACGGTCTGGACGCCGGTCTCAAAGCCGTCCGTGGACCCCGGCACCCGCAGGCCGGGGTGCCGCCGCACCAGGGGTTCCAGCAGCTCGAAGCCGGCGAGGAACGGATCCACCACGCCCGGGTCGGCGTCCAGGTCAAGCCAGGCCCGGACCGAGGCGACAAGCGACGGTTCCTGAGCGTCAGGCAGGGCGGGCAGCTCGAGGACCGCTCCGGCGTCGTCCATGTGCACCGTCACGGGGACCGGACCCGCGGAACCCGCGACCAGCCGCTCCACGGTGGCGCCGTCGTCGGTCCGGGTGACCCGTTCCAGGCCCGGTACCGCGTGCGCCTGCAGCGCGCTGGCGAGCGGTTCCCAGGCGAAGGGCCCGCGGTGCGGCAGTGAAAGCCGCCGACCCGCCGCTACTTCGGTCATGACAGTCCGGTCATGCGCAGCGTGATGTTGATCCGGCCCGCGGGCAGGCCGGACTCCGGATCGGCCGTACCCGCCAGGGTCCGCGGGACGCCGTGGTAGGCGAAGCGGGAGGGGCCGCCGAACACAAACAGGTCTCCGGATTCCAGTTCCAGGTCGGTGTAGGGGCGGGTTCTCGTCTCGGTGTTGCCGAACCGGAAAACGCAGGTATCCCCGATGCTGATGGACACCACCGGGGCGCTGGATTTCTCGTCCTTGTCCTGGTGCATGCCCATGTGGGCGCCCTCCGCGTAGTAGTTGATCAGCGCGGTGTCCGGGGTGTAGTTCTCCGGCCGGAAGTCCTCCCGGGCGTAACTGCCGTCGGGTTGCCGGTAGGCCTCGCGGAGGGCGTCGCGGCCCAGTTCGATCAGCCAGTCGGGCAGTTCGGCGACCCGGCCGCCGCCGACGTCGTCCGCCGTCCGCGTGTATTTATAGGGCTGCCAGTGCCACCCCAGGCACACGGTCTGCACGGACATGGTGTGCCCGCCGGGGAGGACGGCCGCGCGCATGGGCACCGGGCCGATGGCCCACTGCCGGCAGGCCTGCACGATCTGCCGCTGTTTCTCCGGCGGCAGCCAGCCCGGCACGTGGACGGCGCCGACGGCGGGTTCGGATCGTTCACGGGGGAAAAGGGAGTTGCTCATGCGGCGGCTTCCAGGTCGAGGAGGATTTTCTTGGCGGCCGGACCGCCGCGGTAACCGCCGGTGGTTCCGTCGGAGCGCAGGACCCGGTGGCAGGGGATCACCAGGGGCAGCGGATTGCGGCCGCAGGCGGTGCCCACGGCCCGGACGGCGCCGGGGTTTCCGGTCAGTGCGGCTATGCCTGCGTACGTGGAGGTGCGTCCGTAGCCGATCTGCTGCAGCGTCTGGACCACGGTCCGCCGGTATCCGGCGGTGAGCCGCAGGTCCAGGTCCAGGTCGAAACTGCGGCGGGTGCCGTCGAAGTACTCACGGAGCTGGGCCGCGGGACGGGCCAGGCGGCCCGGAGCCTCAAGGATCCGCGGGCTGATCCGGGTGCTGAGGTCCTGCAGCACGGTGTCCACCCCTTCACCTTCGAACGCCACCCGGACCAGGCCGGCGTCGGTGGCCGCGAGGATGAGCCGGCCCACGGGGCTGTCGATGACTGTGTAGGCGACGTCCAGCAGCCCGGCCGGCTCCGCGTCGGCGGCGAGGCGGGTGTGCAGGGCGGCCAGGACCGCGGCCTCGCGGGGGTCGGGCGCCAGGAGGCGGGTGCCGGAGGTGTCGGCGGCGGCGGTGTCGGTGCCGCCGGGTCCGGCGCCGGCGGAATCATAGGATGCCATTGCGGTCCTCCTCGTAGAGGGTGCGTAGTTTCTTGATGCCGTCGGCCGCGGACCGGCGGCAGGCGGCTTCGCTGCCGCCGAGCAGCTGGGCCACTTCGGCGTACGGAAGTCCGGCGAGGTGGTGGTAGGCCAGGGCCTCGCGCTGGCGGACCGACAGTGTTTTCAGGGCCGTCCACAATCCGTCGGTATCCGCCGGTGCTGCCGCCGGCGGAGGTTCCGGTATGTCGTTCACCGGCAGCGGGTTCCGGGCCGCGGAGCGGTGCTGGTCCACGGCCTTCCGCTTGGCAATGGTCACCAGCCAGGCCTGGACATTGGCGCCCTCGGGCAGGTCCGGGTAGGCGCCCAGGGCGGCGAGGAACGTTTCCGACCAGGCATCTTCGGCCGCGTCCGGCCCAAGAACGGCACGGCAGACGCGCAGCACGGCCGGGCCGTGCTCGCGGACAATCTGCTCAAAGGGTTTCACTTCCACATACGGTAGACGTTTTCCGCGCGCCGTTTGTGAGCCGCCGTGTTAAGAAAGTTTCTCCTGTTCGGCGGCGGTGGCTAGACTTCCCTCTACGTCGCACTGATCAAAGGAGATCACCCCCATGCACAACCTCGCCGGCATCCTGACCGACACGGTGGCACGCTTTCCGGAGCGGACAGCCCTCAAACTAGATGACACCGTTATCTCCTACGCCGCCCTCGATGCCATGAGCGCCAAGGTTGCCGGCCTCCTCGCGAGCCGGGGCGTGAAGCCCGGAGACCGCGTCGCACTCGTGATGCCGAACATCCCGCAGATGGCGTTCCTCTACTACGGCACCCTGCGCCACGGCGCCGTCGTCGTCCCCATGAACCCGCTGCTGAAGGCCCGCGAGGTGGCCTACCACCTGCAGGATTCGGGCGCCCGGATTGCCTTCGCCTGGGAGGGAGTGGCCGCCGAGGTCGCCGCCGGGGCGGAAGAAGCCGGCGGGGTCGAGGTGGTCTCCGTGGACTCGACTGCCTTCCTGCAGCTGCTGGCCGGTGCGGAGGCACACCCCGACGTAGCGGAGGTGGATGACCAGGACACCGCGGTGATCCTCTACACCTCCGGAACCACGGGACGGCCCAAGGGTGCCGCCCTCACCCACCGCAACCTGCTGACCAACGCCTATGTGGCGCAGTCCCTGCTCAACACCGTGGAGACGGATGTCCACTTCGGCGGACTGCCCTTCTTCCATGTGTTCGGCCAGACGGCAGCCCTGAACTCGTCAGTGCTGTCCGGGGCCTCCATCAGCCTGCTGCCGCGTTTCGATGCGGGCAAGGCCCTGGAGATCATCGAGCGTGACGGCGTCACCATCTTCGAGGGCGTGCCCACCATGTACGTGGGTATGCTGCGCCACCCGGCGGTCAAGAGCACCAACCTGTCATCCCTGCGCGGAGCCATCACCGGCGGTTCCGCCATGCCGCTGGAAATCCTGCACGAGTTCGAAGAGGTTTTCGGCATCGAGCTCCTGGAGGGCTACGGCCTTTCGGAGACTTCGCCGATCGTCTCCTTCAATGTTCCCGGCGGCGACCGCCGGCCCGGCTCC is a genomic window containing:
- a CDS encoding zinc-dependent alcohol dehydrogenase, whose translation is MRAMVYRGPYKVRVEEKDMPPIEHPNDAIVRVTRAAICGSDLHLYHGLLPDTRVGMTFGHEFIGVVEEVGSSVQNLKAGDRVMVPANIYCGSCYFCARGLYSNCHNVNPNATAVGSLYGYSHTTGGYDGGQAEFVRVPFADVGPSIIPDWMDEEDALMCTDALATGYFGAQLGDIVEGDTVIVFGAGPVGLYAAKSAWLMGAGRVIVIDHLDYRLEKARTFAHAETYNFTEYDDIVVQMKKTTDFLGADVAIDAVGAEADGSFLQHVTGTKLKLQGGSPVALNWAIDSVRKAGTISVMGAYGPVYSAVKFGDALNKGLTLNMNQTPMKRQWPRLFEHIKAGYLKPHEIITHRIPLEHIAEGYHMFSAKLDNCIKPVIIPGS
- a CDS encoding sensor histidine kinase, with protein sequence MPMFSRRFPRIGRERTPIPDWPTLFHRSPSGYVLVSGRGVILESNSTFAVWAGRSRSSLAGTAFADLLSSGDLPEYERWGAALPAGSPANLEVDFRGPDNARLPAWISAVRMDSRGSTVDLITVFPAPRDCRDERRLADALQQAEAARGAAELRAQQRESLFKTVLDTVDVGVLVVDDTGREILANARMESSRTLVSSGESLESHTFGGGTWPVYGPDRKTPLPDEQRPIRRAISGESFSEQIVWIGTGRGQMAVSVSARSMRDGENFKGSVLAFSDVTQLVRALAAQGEFVGNVSHELRTPLTSILGYLDMALEQEVQLPDAVETALQTAVRNAERLLQLVTDLLSVATGKDALELRETDLAPVVNAAVDSFGPRARMNGVEFDVEVPADLKATVDGGRIREVLENLVSNAVKYSPEGGKVRVRAWRQDESVLIEVADNGMGMALEEQEQVFTRFFRSGQALTAAIPGAGLGLVIARRIVEEHGGSISFSSTAGQGTVFSVTLPAAAPGTGLQS
- a CDS encoding lantibiotic dehydratase C-terminal domain-containing protein; translation: MTQPAVLRTPARPSPRLAWWNLTIDAGGFELADRIIGELVAPLIAQARLCGTQRWFYTRRMQPSNAQVRLRVLAPPETLERLKSLLGALQEQSGDPVRSLAVEHDFSEPVLDRTVGTDALLPSVEADLARYGGVDGLALAEEVFELSSDLCLWATARFAKAQNRSALASLLLFDSAYAMMKGPRASTWPDRRRVSWEYYWDSHLHSCTATDPRAAGVQKATGAQAQAQLMPVHRLMMATASESAVTNWRRRWLRTIDTYLYRADKAGASRSAQHLTVFQAHGLLNRLGFTLRQEALIGVYARTWSREKEVELAEAT
- a CDS encoding GAF and ANTAR domain-containing protein yields the protein MSLTADQHSVAAELQQLILQTESVELFLEGFATRAAELFSSDAEVLAGVTLLRNKQGTTVASSSEAARALDEVQYGFGDGPCLRASRTGRTVMVEDVRTDPRWPDYTDAIRDRGFHSILGVPLILGNDGGAGLNLYARDAGHFTPHIVQSAETFAAEAAVTLQLAVQIARHKSTADHLRAAMEARTTIDVAVGIVMAQNKCSQEAAFEILSGASSNRNVKLRDVAERVVQSVTAQTVKTHFVD
- a CDS encoding mannitol dehydrogenase family protein, yielding MTKLNEESLPHLPASLSRPLYDRSRLTTGIVHFGVGGFHRAHQAMYLDRLMNEGKALDWAICGVGVLPQDAAMKTVMDSQDCLYTLMLKHPDGVREARVIGSIVEYLFAPEDPDAVIEKMADPATRIVSLTITEGGYNISDTTGEFDAASAGVAADLQPGAVPVSVFGLVTEALRRRRDRGVAPFAVMSCDNVPGNGEVARKAFGEFARLLDPELGDWVQESVSFPSSMVDRITPATTDADRALLSEEFGVEDAWPVIAEDFEQWALEDTFPQGRPAWEDAGVNMAADVEPYEYMKLRLLNCGHQALAYLGYLAGYRYVHEAARDPQMAQFLLDYMDREATPTLLPVPGVDLDAYKRRLLERFGNEHVRDTLARLCAESSDRIPKWLVPVVRENVAAGGETARSAAIIASWARYAEGVDEAGEQIRVVDNRRDEVMAAAGRNREDPLAFISQEHFFANLSSDPGFAQEYLSALGTLHRSGARAAVAALVDKA
- the pstS gene encoding phosphate ABC transporter substrate-binding protein PstS is translated as MRPNRPARSLATVVLATLALTACGSDYPLGDAQREAAENSTSTLSGVLSGAGSSAQGPAMDSWIAGFGTLHPKVQLQYSPDGSGAGRSALLAGAVNFAGSDAYLQEEEMEDAKAVCGPEGALDIPAYISPIAVAFNLPGIESLNLDADTIARMFRGEIETWNDPAIAALNPETQLPETRITPVSRADDSGTTENFTEYLHEVAPGAWPDEPSGTWPGGLQGENAQGSSGVVSTVTRTEGAVTYADDSVIDDSMGTANLLVGTEFVPISAEAASTAVEQSTRVPGRGEHDIALQLDRRTTAPGAYPLVLVSYQIYCSSYEDADLVERVRTFGQYVVSEEGQQTSAEAAKSAPIPASLAEEAREALESISVRD
- a CDS encoding DUF1304 domain-containing protein, which produces MLIAAAIFAVVAAAVAFYFFMLESLRWAEPDTAEVFALRGSNPAATAQLAYNLGFYNLFLAVGAALGVVLLFAGNAVAGLTLMTFTTACMLLASVVLVLSDRRVARLSLVQGAPAALSLVLSLLGT